One Trichosurus vulpecula isolate mTriVul1 chromosome 7, mTriVul1.pri, whole genome shotgun sequence genomic region harbors:
- the LOC118856478 gene encoding taste receptor type 2 member 7-like, translating to MLSSGEKIFMALATGESLLGILANGFIVLVNCIDCVKSKKLPPSDLILSSLAISRIGLSCAIIWNIYLILVTFDVPTHIRIIDVFLVMSYNSNIWFATILSIFYFLKIANFSNPLFLWMKWRIDRMVFMLLWGPFIISLAIIFPMMERMRHYYSSIFSGGKERNVSQEVQVNKRMFLMLQVLFGFLSLIPFILTTVSFCLLILSLWRHTQRMQLNATGSRDPSTKAHVQAMKTVSSFLILFLLYHMSFFLNYWNRSEAKSKLTSMLGMSIMLLYPIGHSMILILWNSKLKQASLWVWQQALLWLRKGKP from the coding sequence ATGCTAAGTAgtggggagaaaatctttatggCTCTGGCAACTGGAGAATCTCTATTGGGCATTCTGGCAAATGGATTCATAGTTCTGGTGAACTGCATTGACTGTGTCAAGAGCAAGAAACTGCCACCAAGTGATCTCATCCTGAGCAGCTTGGCCATCTCCAGAATTGGACTGTCATGTGCAATAATATGGAATATCTATTTAATTTTAGTCACTTTTGATGTACCCACTCACATAAGAATAATTGATGTCTTCTTGGTAATGAGTTACAATTCAAATATTTGGTTTGCCACTATCCTCAGCATCTTCTACTTCCTGAAGATTGCCAACTTCTCTAATCCCCTTTTCCTCTGGATGAAATGGAGAATTGACAGAATGGTCTTCATGCTTCTTTGGGGAccctttattatctctttggcCATTATCTTTCCAATGATGGAGAGAATGCGTCATTATTACAGCAGCATATTtagtggaggaaaggagagaaatgtatCCCAGGAGGTGCAAGTGAATAAACGTATGTTCCTCATGCTCCAGGTTCTCTTTGGCTTTCTGAGTCTTATTCCTTTTATCCTAACTACAGTCTCCTTCTGCCTACTCATCCTCTCCCTGTGGAGGCATACCCAGCGGATGCAACTCAATGCCACAGGTTCCAGAGACCCTAGCACAAAAGCCCATGTTCAAGCcatgaaaacagtgtcttccttcctcatcctctttttATTGTACCATATGAGTTTCTTTCTCAATTACTGGAACCGCTCAGAGGCAAAGAGTAAGCTGACTTCTATGTTGGGTATGTCAATCATGTTGCTATATCCCATTGGCCACTCAATGATCCTGATTCTGTGGAACAGTAAGCTGAAGCAGGCTTCCCTCTGGGTGTGGCAGCAAGCCCTGCTGTGGCTCAGAAAAGGAAAACCTTAG